The Blastopirellula marina genome includes a region encoding these proteins:
- a CDS encoding DUF11 domain-containing protein, with product MRWSSSTKRLLLLSTLWIAFVGSGCAPLRVPRIDPTGRHIFARDAEPVECNLGCFNQQPAFQQPPPLSPCPAPGVTPLTPLPEPPKDVADPQALQLSPSRVVAPVGTEVVLVAGLNRKRHLHEAGRPVNWILSRESVGYITEVGKDYNYFDLVSNRDYGVQGPDFATSSTLLCDKTIDRGTELPGDDVRVLRGQTWMSVSSASPGVSRVTALAPTFENWPARQQTATIYWVDAQWQFPNSTVVPAGDKAVLSTTVLRQTNRQPVSDWEVQYEILDGPASAFLVNGQPAEQGAGIKTRTDSNGFATVELVPLTQQAGTAQIRVTIIQPNLDPQSNAENLTLGSGVTTVTWSAPQLAVDMTGPQVAEYGAQAVYNINVQNGGDVAARNTEVSCALPAGLQYESSVPAAQQIGNQLVWTIGDLEARGFRQISITTRVQQSGVIRNCAVATAAAGLRSEDCVETQINVDAIQLFMEGPETVIVGEPVVYNITVRNTGDQPLVGLRLEDVFDNGLSHPMAENGRIINDQLGSLAIGQERTIQLELQTQVPGRFHHTLTVSAQGVAGKSKTAWVTVSPPPPEPTFTLELRSVEREVVGQTVLFRARLYNNGPSPLTNVRVEESIDPEFQILGRTDPAIDEQNRVIWSFPRILPNQEAILEVQCSASRPVPRACNIVRATCDEGITREAEKCLEIVAPMTPAPEPPPTVGQGTPSGQGSPGGQGNAQVTGDLEVSLTDLSDGVRTGSTVKYVLAIKNNRNVDDENLQVTLHLSEGMNLTNLTGPITQQPRLSADRLTVQVQPIQYVKPGEVIRFNLEVQMSTAGRKVIRADVQTKRLPQGVSGEADTTVY from the coding sequence ATGCGGTGGTCATCAAGCACGAAGCGATTATTGCTCCTTTCGACGCTATGGATTGCGTTCGTTGGATCAGGCTGCGCTCCGTTGCGTGTGCCCCGAATTGATCCAACGGGACGACATATCTTTGCCCGCGATGCCGAGCCAGTGGAATGCAATCTCGGTTGTTTCAATCAACAGCCAGCATTCCAACAGCCTCCGCCGCTCTCACCTTGTCCGGCACCTGGTGTCACGCCGCTGACGCCGCTACCGGAACCTCCGAAGGATGTAGCGGATCCTCAGGCATTACAGCTTTCTCCGTCACGCGTGGTTGCTCCGGTCGGAACGGAAGTCGTTCTTGTTGCCGGTTTGAATCGTAAACGTCATTTGCATGAAGCAGGGCGACCGGTGAATTGGATTCTCTCGCGAGAGAGCGTTGGTTACATCACCGAGGTTGGCAAAGACTATAACTACTTCGATCTCGTGTCGAACCGAGATTACGGCGTCCAAGGTCCCGACTTTGCGACTAGCAGCACATTATTGTGCGATAAAACCATCGACCGTGGCACCGAACTTCCCGGCGACGACGTGCGCGTGCTGCGCGGACAAACCTGGATGTCGGTCAGTTCGGCTTCGCCCGGCGTGAGTCGCGTCACTGCATTGGCACCGACGTTCGAAAATTGGCCAGCTCGCCAGCAGACGGCGACCATTTATTGGGTTGATGCCCAGTGGCAGTTCCCCAACTCAACAGTTGTTCCCGCCGGTGACAAAGCGGTACTTTCGACCACCGTCTTGCGGCAAACCAACCGGCAGCCGGTCTCGGACTGGGAAGTGCAGTACGAAATCTTGGACGGCCCTGCATCGGCGTTCCTGGTCAACGGTCAACCGGCCGAACAAGGAGCGGGCATTAAAACGCGAACCGATTCCAACGGTTTCGCGACCGTCGAATTGGTTCCACTGACCCAACAAGCGGGCACTGCCCAGATTCGTGTAACGATCATACAGCCCAACCTCGATCCACAAAGCAACGCCGAAAACCTGACGTTGGGTTCTGGAGTGACTACCGTCACTTGGAGTGCTCCGCAGTTGGCCGTCGATATGACCGGTCCCCAGGTCGCCGAGTACGGCGCCCAAGCGGTTTATAATATCAACGTCCAAAATGGCGGCGACGTTGCTGCTCGCAATACGGAAGTGAGTTGCGCCTTGCCGGCCGGATTGCAATATGAAAGCAGCGTCCCGGCAGCACAGCAAATTGGTAATCAACTTGTTTGGACCATCGGTGATCTCGAAGCTCGTGGTTTCCGCCAGATTTCGATTACGACGCGTGTGCAGCAATCGGGCGTGATTCGCAACTGTGCGGTTGCCACCGCCGCAGCGGGACTGCGAAGCGAGGATTGTGTCGAGACGCAGATTAACGTCGATGCGATTCAACTCTTCATGGAAGGTCCCGAAACGGTCATCGTGGGAGAGCCGGTTGTTTACAACATCACCGTCCGCAATACGGGCGATCAACCGTTAGTCGGCTTGCGACTTGAAGATGTGTTTGATAATGGTTTGAGCCATCCAATGGCAGAGAATGGTCGCATCATAAACGATCAGCTCGGAAGTCTGGCGATTGGTCAGGAACGTACGATTCAGCTAGAACTGCAGACGCAAGTTCCGGGTCGCTTCCATCACACACTGACCGTTTCCGCTCAAGGTGTCGCAGGGAAGTCGAAGACCGCGTGGGTGACCGTTTCGCCACCCCCACCGGAGCCGACGTTTACGCTGGAACTGCGTTCGGTGGAACGTGAAGTCGTTGGACAAACGGTTCTGTTCCGAGCGAGGCTCTATAATAACGGTCCATCTCCGCTAACCAATGTGCGTGTCGAGGAATCGATTGATCCCGAGTTCCAAATCTTGGGTCGTACCGATCCGGCGATCGACGAACAAAATCGAGTGATCTGGTCCTTCCCACGGATTCTTCCTAACCAGGAAGCGATCTTAGAGGTCCAATGTTCCGCCAGTCGTCCTGTTCCGCGAGCATGTAATATCGTCCGAGCAACCTGTGATGAAGGAATCACACGTGAGGCTGAGAAGTGTTTGGAGATCGTCGCTCCGATGACGCCAGCACCCGAGCCACCGCCAACAGTCGGACAGGGCACTCCAAGTGGACAAGGTAGCCCTGGCGGCCAAGGAAATGCTCAGGTTACTGGTGATCTTGAAGTCTCCCTGACCGATCTAAGTGATGGGGTTCGTACGGGAAGTACTGTTAAATACGTATTGGCGATTAAGAACAATCGAAATGTCGACGACGAGAATCTGCAGGTCACTCTGCATCTTTCGGAAGGTATGAACCTGACCAACCTCACTGGACCGATCACGCAGCAACCACGGTTGTCGGCCGATCGACTTACGGTACAGGTCCAACCGATCCAGTACGTGAAGCCAGGCGAGGTCATTCGCTTCAATCTTGAAGTGCAGATGTCGACTGCAGGCAGAAAGGTCATTAGGGCAGACGTGCAAACCAAGCGTTTGCCACAAGGTGTATCAGGCGAAGCCGACACAACCGTATACTAA
- the tyrS gene encoding tyrosine--tRNA ligase has product MKDIYAELSWRGLINQTTGDDKFASWLNEQPRTVYAGFDPTAESLHVGHMLPLMLLRRFQAAGHKPIALVGGATGMIGDPSGKSAERNLLSVEQLRANVDAIKIQMGNFLDFDEAGSGAVLVNNFDWMQSFSYLDFLRDIGKNFPVNVMMAKDSVKGRLERDDAGLSYTEFSYMLLQAYDFVHLFDKHGCQLQIGGSDQWGNITAGIDLGRRMRSAQLQGMTCPLLTKSDGTKMGKTESGAVWLSADRTSPYAFYQYWINVADEDAGKCLRFLTELEREEIESLDKSREEEPHKRQSQKRLAESLTELVHGAEGLNSAERATQIFFGGEIDNLNDSQLLEIFADVPSQELGRDRLTGDTGLNVIDALVEAGLCKSKGEARRVISQGGAYVNNRRVDDTDTSLGTDHLASETVMVLRSGKKKYALLRFTGK; this is encoded by the coding sequence ATGAAAGATATCTACGCAGAACTGTCCTGGCGCGGTCTGATCAACCAAACCACTGGCGACGATAAGTTCGCCTCCTGGCTAAATGAACAGCCGCGAACCGTTTATGCCGGGTTCGATCCGACGGCCGAAAGTCTGCATGTCGGTCATATGTTGCCGTTGATGCTGCTACGTCGCTTTCAAGCGGCTGGGCACAAACCGATCGCACTGGTTGGTGGTGCCACCGGTATGATCGGCGACCCAAGCGGCAAGAGCGCCGAACGAAATCTGCTTTCGGTCGAACAACTTAGAGCCAACGTCGACGCCATCAAAATTCAGATGGGGAACTTTCTGGACTTCGATGAAGCTGGCAGTGGCGCCGTATTGGTCAACAATTTTGACTGGATGCAAAGCTTCAGCTACCTCGACTTCCTGCGAGACATCGGCAAGAACTTTCCGGTCAACGTAATGATGGCCAAGGACTCGGTCAAAGGTCGGCTGGAGCGAGACGACGCTGGCCTGAGCTACACCGAATTCAGCTATATGCTGCTTCAGGCGTACGACTTTGTGCACTTGTTCGACAAGCATGGCTGCCAGCTGCAAATCGGTGGTAGCGATCAGTGGGGCAACATCACGGCCGGGATCGATCTAGGCCGAAGGATGCGTTCCGCCCAATTGCAGGGCATGACCTGTCCGCTGCTGACCAAGAGCGACGGTACCAAAATGGGTAAAACCGAATCAGGTGCTGTCTGGTTATCAGCCGACCGGACCAGCCCCTACGCGTTCTACCAATATTGGATCAACGTGGCTGACGAAGACGCGGGAAAGTGCCTACGTTTCTTAACGGAATTGGAGCGGGAAGAGATCGAATCGCTCGACAAATCCCGGGAAGAAGAACCGCACAAACGGCAAAGCCAAAAGCGACTGGCCGAGTCACTGACTGAGCTGGTTCACGGAGCCGAAGGCCTCAACAGCGCCGAACGCGCCACGCAGATTTTCTTTGGTGGCGAGATCGATAACCTGAACGATAGTCAGTTGTTAGAGATCTTCGCAGATGTCCCTAGCCAGGAACTGGGACGTGATCGACTAACGGGTGACACAGGATTGAATGTCATTGATGCGTTGGTCGAAGCGGGCCTCTGTAAGAGCAAGGGAGAAGCCCGTCGTGTAATCTCACAAGGCGGTGCCTACGTCAACAATCGCCGCGTCGACGATACCGATACGTCGCTCGGCACCGATCATCTTGCCAGCGAGACCGTCATGGTTCTGCGAAGTGGTAAGAAGAAATATGCCTTGCTACGGTTTACCGGTAAGTAG
- a CDS encoding DNA polymerase ligase N-terminal domain-containing protein: protein MLRFVILHHRTPLQATKPDHYDLMLEEGDVLKTFTLWQLPDLKATVEAIPDFDHRRAYLDYEGPVSNNRGEVMQVESGTFVWKRRTANQIEIELSGKQLLGLLRLEIQGDSTAGASSDSATSD, encoded by the coding sequence ATGCTTCGCTTCGTTATCCTGCATCACCGAACTCCCCTTCAGGCCACCAAGCCAGATCATTACGATCTGATGTTGGAAGAGGGGGATGTTCTGAAGACTTTTACCTTGTGGCAGTTGCCTGACTTGAAAGCCACGGTCGAAGCAATCCCCGATTTCGATCATCGCCGTGCCTATCTCGACTACGAAGGCCCGGTGTCGAATAACCGCGGGGAAGTCATGCAAGTCGAATCAGGAACGTTTGTGTGGAAGCGAAGAACCGCAAACCAGATAGAAATCGAGCTTTCAGGTAAGCAACTTCTTGGTCTGCTGAGGCTTGAGATTCAAGGAGACTCGACGGCAGGTGCCAGCTCCGATTCGGCGACTTCCGATTGA